One window of Amyelois transitella isolate CPQ chromosome 7, ilAmyTran1.1, whole genome shotgun sequence genomic DNA carries:
- the LOC106131630 gene encoding uncharacterized protein LOC106131630: protein MQNICVVLLSYLVIVHCSAYDDGKYHPKKYNLHDDGMYYRPLDEGKYIPGDEGRYTYIYVQGLYPDYPYVHQVGPNGGFGPNGRNGGNGGYGGKGGYGGEGGYGDEGSGEDEFNKGPDGSERPDKIEYIGRKFYAARFPYMHSLIKELIEKYVSIDTLFGEESDGSVNHYMKVFGNRETAVKCHYLNSKSDDEKDGFTTQYPPRPASDNGKHSGSYYSFKGTKILDNHINSANMKTTLKLEYEVFVRIVDEVTKQ from the exons atgcaaaatatatgTGTT gtTCTCCTTTCCTATTTAGTTATTGTTCACTGCTCTGCGTATGATGATGGCAAGTATCATCCTAAGAAATACAATTTACATGATGACGGCATGTACTATAGGCCCTTAGACGAGGGCAAATATATTCCTGGAGATGAAGGAAGGTATACTTACATTTATGTGCAGGGATTGTACCCGGACTACCCATATGTCCACCAAGTTGGCCCTAATGGTGGCTTTGGGCCTAATGGCAGAAATGGTGGCAATGGCGGATATGGAGGTAAAGGAGGTTACGGTGGCGAAGGAGGATATGGTGATGAAGGATCTGGTGAAGATGAATTCAATAAAGGACCAGACGGATCTGAAAGGCCAgataaaattgaatacatCGGCCGTAAGTTCTATGCTGCAAGATTTCCATATATGCACTCACTGATTAAGGAGctaattgaaaaatacgtTTCAATAGACACCCTCTTCGGAGAAGAATCCGATGGAAGCGTAAATCATTATATGAAAGTGTTTGGGAACAGGGAAACTGCTGTGAAGTGccattatttaaatagtaaaagtGATGATGAAAAAGACGGATTCACGACgca ATACCCACCTCGGCCGGCTTCAGACAATGGCAAACATTCAGGCTCCTACTACAGCTTTAAAGGAACGAAGATTCTCGATAACCACATCAATAGTGCTAACATGAAGACTACACTCAAACTAGAATACGAAGTGTTTGTTAGAATAGTAGACGAAGTCACAAAACAatga